A window of the Burkholderia sp. 9120 genome harbors these coding sequences:
- a CDS encoding LysR family transcriptional regulator has translation MLDNVTINQLRAFVAVCDQGSFSGAARELRRAQSAISHAISALESGFDVVLFERNARKATLTAAGRSLLPDARGVISRTEEMKMRAVAIAEAGVPQVSIAVDTYFPRAHLIECLRSLQADFPTAAINLRMTTMQGGERLVLEGTCALAVTITDVPELSPGTIERQHLCEAHMVTVCASSHPLAAIAGPISREEFGGHIQLVVTDNQPDAEKTQQGVAGERQWLVNDLGAKHDLLRGSLCWGHMPHHLVAEDLANGTLVELQRRAWHMRPLTFMISQRRGYSLSECETWLVELLGNRHRFSKGSDKRSVSRKGKKA, from the coding sequence ATGCTCGATAACGTCACCATCAATCAACTTCGGGCCTTCGTTGCCGTGTGTGACCAGGGAAGCTTTTCTGGCGCTGCACGGGAGCTGAGGCGTGCACAGTCGGCGATCAGTCACGCGATCAGCGCGCTCGAGAGTGGCTTCGATGTAGTGCTGTTCGAGCGCAACGCTCGCAAAGCGACGCTGACGGCCGCAGGCCGCAGCCTCCTGCCCGATGCTCGTGGGGTGATCTCACGCACCGAGGAAATGAAGATGCGCGCGGTGGCGATTGCTGAAGCCGGGGTGCCGCAAGTCTCGATTGCGGTGGATACCTATTTTCCGCGCGCACACCTGATTGAATGCCTGCGTAGCCTGCAGGCGGACTTTCCAACTGCTGCAATCAATCTGCGCATGACGACCATGCAAGGTGGCGAGCGTCTGGTTCTGGAAGGCACGTGCGCACTGGCGGTGACGATCACCGACGTGCCGGAGCTGAGCCCGGGGACCATAGAAAGGCAGCATTTATGTGAAGCGCACATGGTGACCGTCTGTGCGTCATCGCATCCGCTGGCCGCAATCGCGGGGCCGATCTCGCGCGAGGAATTTGGCGGGCACATCCAGCTCGTCGTCACCGACAATCAGCCCGATGCCGAAAAGACGCAACAGGGGGTCGCCGGTGAACGCCAGTGGCTGGTGAATGACCTCGGCGCAAAGCACGATTTGCTCAGGGGAAGCTTATGCTGGGGGCACATGCCGCATCATCTGGTTGCGGAAGACCTCGCGAATGGAACACTGGTCGAACTCCAACGGCGCGCATGGCACATGCGCCCCCTCACGTTCATGATCTCGCAGCGGCGCGGATACTCGTTGTCCGAATGCGAGACATGGCTGGTCGAGCTCCTTGGTAATCGGCATCGCTTCTCGAAAGGTTCAGACAAGCGCTCCGTGTCACGCAAAGGGAAAAAAGCGTGA
- a CDS encoding alpha/beta hydrolase — MSFRRRSLLAMLGVCALTVAPAVLAASTGSSASTAATASAADAPGAAAAPAQAVQGVQASPVAGAAAAASIAADNAGPAYGPELQGFNYPAPVEQFDFTSQGVALHMAYMDIKPANPNGRTAVLLHGKNFCAATWDATIRRLSDAGYRVIAPDQIGFCKSSKPERYQYSFQQLARNTHALLASLGVGDATVIGHSTGGMLAIRYALMYPRETQQLVLVNPIGLEDWKAKGVPSLSVDQWYERELKTTADGIRRYEQSTYYAGHWRADYEPWVQMLAGMYRGPGKQIVAWNSALLYDMIYTQPVVYELGQLSMPTLLLIGQKDTTAIGKDAAPPDVRAKLGHYPELGRAAAKAIPHATLVEFAELGHAPQMQDPQAFHKALLDGMAAVPGNR; from the coding sequence ATGAGTTTTCGCCGCCGTTCCCTGCTCGCGATGTTGGGCGTTTGTGCGTTGACGGTTGCGCCCGCCGTGTTGGCTGCTTCGACGGGTTCGAGCGCTTCGACCGCCGCGACGGCCAGCGCCGCCGACGCCCCAGGCGCTGCCGCGGCGCCGGCTCAGGCCGTTCAGGGTGTTCAAGCCAGCCCGGTCGCGGGCGCGGCGGCCGCCGCCTCCATCGCCGCCGACAACGCCGGTCCCGCCTACGGTCCCGAGCTTCAGGGCTTCAACTATCCCGCGCCGGTCGAGCAATTCGACTTCACGTCGCAAGGCGTGGCGTTGCATATGGCGTACATGGATATCAAGCCGGCCAATCCGAACGGCCGTACGGCGGTCTTGCTGCACGGCAAGAACTTCTGCGCGGCGACGTGGGACGCGACGATCCGGCGCCTGAGCGACGCCGGTTATCGCGTGATCGCGCCGGACCAGATCGGCTTCTGCAAATCGAGCAAGCCCGAGCGTTACCAGTACAGCTTCCAGCAACTCGCGCGCAATACGCATGCGCTGCTGGCCTCGCTTGGCGTCGGCGACGCGACCGTGATCGGCCATTCGACCGGCGGTATGCTGGCAATCCGCTATGCGCTGATGTATCCGCGTGAGACGCAGCAACTGGTGCTGGTGAACCCGATCGGGCTGGAGGACTGGAAGGCGAAGGGCGTGCCGTCGCTGTCGGTGGATCAGTGGTACGAGCGCGAGCTGAAAACGACTGCCGACGGCATTCGCCGCTACGAGCAGTCCACTTATTACGCGGGGCATTGGCGCGCCGATTACGAGCCGTGGGTGCAGATGCTGGCGGGTATGTATCGGGGGCCGGGTAAGCAGATCGTCGCGTGGAATTCGGCTTTGTTGTACGACATGATTTACACGCAGCCGGTGGTGTACGAGTTGGGGCAGTTGAGTATGCCGACGCTGTTGCTGATCGGGCAGAAGGATACGACTGCTATCGGCAAGGACGCTGCGCCGCCGGACGTGCGCGCGAAGCTTGGCCATTATCCGGAACTGGGCAGGGCGGCGGCGAAGGCGATTCCGCATGCGACGCTGGTCGAGTTCGCGGAGTTGGGACACGCGCCGCAGATGCAGGATCCGCAGGCGTTTCATAAGGCGCTGCTGGATGGGATGGCGGCGGTGCCGGGGAATCGGTAG
- the glgC gene encoding glucose-1-phosphate adenylyltransferase, whose amino-acid sequence MDTPARLNDLQRTTLAIVLAGGRGTRLGPLTNKRVKPAVHFGGKYRIIDFALSNCLNSGIRRIAVVTQYKAHSLLRHLQRGWSFLRGEFGEFIDLWPAQQRVEGAHWYRGTADAVFQNLDIIRSIRPKYVVVLAGDHIYKMDYTRMIADHAESGADCTVGCIEVPRMDAVAFGVMAVDENRRVTGFVEKPADPPAMPGRPDIALASMGIYVFNADYLYSLLEENISSIETDHDFGKDILPRVVTQGTAIAHPFSMSCVSSDPNVEPYWRDVGTIDAYWAANLDLASTIPTLDLYDRSWPIWTYQEQLPPAKFVRDMKGLQGTGNNLLVCGGCVISGSQISRSVLSSNVKVSSFCNISEAVLLPQVTVGASCRLQKVVIDRGCAIPDGTVIGEDPASDAERFYRTDDGVVLVTPEALRQKVK is encoded by the coding sequence ATGGACACTCCGGCACGGCTGAATGATCTGCAACGCACCACCCTCGCCATCGTCCTCGCGGGCGGACGGGGCACGCGGCTCGGGCCGCTCACCAATAAACGCGTCAAGCCGGCGGTGCACTTCGGCGGCAAATACCGGATCATCGACTTCGCGCTGTCCAACTGTCTGAACTCCGGCATCCGCCGCATCGCGGTGGTCACGCAATACAAGGCGCACTCGCTGCTGCGCCATCTGCAGCGCGGCTGGAGCTTCCTGCGCGGCGAATTCGGCGAATTCATCGACCTGTGGCCGGCCCAGCAACGCGTGGAAGGCGCGCACTGGTATCGCGGCACGGCGGACGCCGTGTTCCAGAACCTCGACATCATCCGCTCGATCCGGCCGAAGTACGTGGTGGTGCTGGCCGGCGACCACATCTACAAGATGGACTACACGCGCATGATCGCCGACCACGCGGAAAGCGGCGCGGATTGCACGGTCGGCTGTATCGAGGTGCCGCGCATGGACGCGGTGGCCTTCGGCGTGATGGCCGTGGACGAAAACCGCCGCGTGACCGGCTTCGTCGAAAAGCCCGCCGACCCGCCCGCCATGCCCGGCCGGCCGGACATCGCGCTCGCCAGCATGGGCATCTACGTGTTCAACGCGGATTATCTGTACTCGCTGCTCGAAGAGAACATCTCCAGCATCGAAACGGATCACGACTTCGGCAAGGACATCCTGCCGCGCGTCGTCACGCAAGGCACGGCGATCGCGCATCCGTTCAGCATGTCGTGCGTGTCGTCGGACCCGAACGTCGAACCGTACTGGCGCGACGTCGGCACAATCGACGCCTACTGGGCCGCCAATCTCGACCTCGCCTCCACGATCCCGACGCTCGACCTGTACGACCGTAGCTGGCCGATCTGGACGTATCAGGAACAGTTGCCGCCCGCCAAGTTCGTGCGCGACATGAAGGGGCTGCAAGGCACGGGCAACAATCTGCTGGTGTGCGGCGGCTGCGTGATTTCCGGGTCGCAGATTTCGCGCTCGGTGTTGTCGTCGAATGTCAAAGTGAGTTCATTCTGTAACATCAGTGAGGCAGTCTTGTTGCCACAGGTGACCGTCGGCGCGAGTTGCCGGCTGCAGAAGGTGGTGATCGACCGCGGTTGCGCGATTCCGGACGGCACGGTGATCGGTGAAGATCCCGCGAGCGACGCCGAACGCTTCTACCGTACCGACGACGGCGTCGTGCTGGTCACGCCCGAGGCGCTGCGGCAGAAGGTGAAGTAA